AAATGAGATTTTTTGTAGGAGAagattctataaaaaaaaactatgagaTCAATGATTATGCACTGAGATTTAATACTACCATCCAATCACAAATTGTGGTCAGTActatttttaaagtaatttttataaaagtcaaTAAACTTACTTATATAATGATTTGTAATTAAACAACAACATAAATCTATCAGTACTTAAGTTTTTCTCAGATATTATTTGACTCCCCTAACTTTAGAGCAAAAATAGTTAATAGTTATATaatcaataattaatatatacaaTAGATTacgataaaagaaaaaatagtttatgCACGATAACTAATGATTCTTATAAAATCgctttaaaatttcattaatatacaaatatataatacCAACAAGATAATTATTCAAAACGTTAAGTCAATGTTCTATAGGTAAATCATTGCCTTCGTCAACTGCAATGAATCATCATGTGAAAGGAGCACAATCTTGCAAAGATAGtggttatataaatattaaaaagacaGGGTGCCATTAAAATTTGTTACAAGTTATGAACAGAGAGGTAGAGATAGTATCATTCATTCCTATATCAACCCCCCAAAGTTGAAATTCAGTGGCATGAAGCCAAGAGATAAAAGTtcatattttgaataaaattctCCAGAAATCGTTACGTGGGTACCTTGAAAATCAGAAGAAGACAGTTTGGCCCGAACAGAAAAACTTAAGCATCTGTTTTGGGTGGGAACCGTTGTTGTTGAAGAAGATGATAGTTGTATGATTGTGTTCCTTTGGAAATGATGAGAGTGAGATGTTGAAGCTGAAGGTATCATAGTCCTCACAGGAATTCCCTCCATGCCTCTACCCTCCAATTCAGAAATTGCAGTGTAGAGACGCAACTATATACAAATTTGGAGAAACCAAAATAAGAGAATAAATTGATTATATACTGAAAAAGTGATAGAAAATTCAACAAGCGTTTGTAGTCCAACGGTTAGGATAATTGCCTTCCAAGCAATAGACCCGGGTTCGACTCCCGGCAAAcgcattttctcttttgtttggttttcaattttttgttttgttttttacttttaaaggcaatttttataattttcattttttttctaattatatgaTAATAACTAATAAAAGTACAATGAGTGTATGTCTTGAAcatattttctataaaatgataaaggaatgtttaatatttaacaaacaattgattttaaataaaaaatacgaaAGTTAATACAAGTAACTAAAAACAAAGAATTACATTTGCATGAACTTACATATAAAACACTGAAACTAAAAGATAATGGATGAATTAATATGCTACATGGGTGTGAAGAATAcacaaatattttggaaaaagtTGCATATTATTTATCTCTATAGATAAAATCTGACTAATGTATTCTTTAGAagaagtttttttatatttttttagaagaaaaactgaaaatattttttgaaagttaaattaatttattcacgggtaaaatattatatttctgAAAAGTTAATAGAAATAACTTGTatatattgattatatataaacagtttaaatatacttttatttcatgtaaaaaataagtgagttttaattttaagttttgtaacaaattttctttgattttgctctataaattaatttcagtATAAgaaattattctaaaaaaatgTTTCTGAAAAAGAATACACAGAAGAAATATTTCAATTGTCTTaaagttataataatttaaaaagttctattaataattttttaattgattgatattatatatttttatattaataggGTATGAAAacttcaactattttttttatatatccacgatattttgaaaaaaattcacaaccTTATCGGATATATGAGGGACAAGGACGACATCACATACACAAGTCCAGACTTTTCGTTTTCGTATATTTTCctaataatttacttttataaaacaaaaaaaatattatttctttataatatattattttactataTTTCCATTTAAAACAAGTAatgttaaattaataattttaaatctcTTGTATAATAAGGAATAGAGAGAATCTTTTACCAGTtcaacaattaattttttatttttcgatCGATCCTCActtttctcattttttatttttggtcattcattctttttttcaaattttttagattttttttctttttctctttagaTGGTTGCAATAGATCATATTACTGTTAGATTGAGATTAGTATATGAATCTTAATTAAGGTATTTTTTATTCTCCACATGATTTAAccttattaattattatttaattttaatatatttaagcATGTGAATAAGTTGTTATCGGATACCGAAAGATTGAGAACCATTTGGTCACACTGTTTTTTTTCTCAACTTTGAATTAAGAAAGTTTTCCTGTAATACTATTATTTTccaaattatttagatttattaAACGAATCGATTAGGTTAAAAtgaaatgttatttattttcctttatgTTCCGTTTGCTTATTAGGTGAAGTTACTCTCGGTgaagaaggaaaaagaaaatagaaagtgattttttttatgttcattAGTAATGATTTGCAAGGAAATTTGTGGGGTTGTCACACATTTGTAACCAAGTTAATTTGTGATTACAGTTGCTGTGTTTAACAATtgcttagtttttttttttttttttttttgctgtaATGTGTGATTGTTCCTtttgttataataaattaatttatgttatcAAATAAAAGTTCCATCGTTATGATCCTTGATTCTCAAAAGAAAAAGATGTTCGTGCTTTgattttaattgctattttaaaaaataaaatatattttgtttgttcAACTACCAAATACTGAATTGATATAAAATCTTATTAGTTAAACTAGCAGTTTTGACTTCGAATAGATAAATATTCAAAGACACGTTTATCGTTTATAATTatcttatttgattttattaaattgatttattttcatAAGAAAAACGTGTGAATATATGAAATAATCGAATTCAACGAATTAAGGTATAACATAACATGATCTCAACAGTAAGTAGAAAGTTGATTAAATTAACGAGAAAGAAATTTGATTAAATCAAATaggtattatttttaatatttttgaggTATTAAatgtgttatatttttttatggatgTTGGAGAGTAAttgttaaaaaatgttttctaaataatttatttattttttatgtcttAATCAAATAAACTAATAAGTTGAAGAAATAAATATCGTGATTTTTGTCTAAGTTAATAATGACTTGcgtaaacaaaataaataaaattagaaggGACGGTGATGTGTGAGAAtagattttatttgttttgcgGTCAAGAAACAAAGGCTCTACGGAATactttcttatatattaaatttttttaaatgattttcaatatagtaattttttcttcagatattttctatttaaaataattgtatttaaaagaaagttaaatacTAACAGTACGCACGTGTGAGTAAACTTCTCcctaagaagaaaaataaagtaaattttttatcaattaaatatttttttattaatcattttttcttttaaaattttatatgatatattatatataagttaacttttaagttgttaaaaaaatattgaatattgaTATAATTTCTGCGTGGCCACCCTCTTTCCAAGACGTGTAAAAGACAACTTGGAGAAGGATGAATCCAATATCATACGTTATGTTGAATACAAAATTGAGAAATATAAGTCTTTTTAGTTTATtgagttataattttttataagtaattataaaatcGTAACATTATTTTGCTTGATTATTTTATAGAAAATCACTTAAAATATTGAATAAGTGTTTATggttaatatttaataaaacttgagataatgggaatttgaaatttgaagaaTTATTACAATGTCCACTAGAAAAGAGTGGGGCAATAAACGCTGACAGTAACAGTGACAAGGTAAGGTTCCTCAATTGCTGttctttcttttcctcctccaatAACGCTCCACAAACTGACAACGTAGCTTCCCAATTGTTTGGATCATAGCAAATTATACGTGGAAAAACAATGATTTAAATTTCTCGCCAAAAATGTAAATTCTGCTATAAAATTAGGTTCCAAATTGGACGAAAATAGTTGAGTCAtgaatagaaaagttttacGAAATGGAAGCCTAGAATTGTGACTTTCCTAGTATTAGAGTAGAGTAAGAAAGTAAGAAATATGATTGTTGTAGTTTGTTGGCTAGGTTTGGAGTTGGAGTGCTAGCGTACAAGGTGTTTGTGAGAGTTACGCAAAGGAAAGTACTTGGTGGAGAAAACAAAGATGTCTAATTCCAACCCTCTGATCAGTATCTTATTAATCCATTAGAAGCTTGTTGATTTTGGAATCATCATAAAGCCTTTGGTTTACACTTCCAATCCAATCAACCAAACCAACATGGAGGATTCCCTCAACTCTCCAACTTCTCAACATCTTTTAGACCacagagaagggagagaaagagTGCAACATGGCGCTAACACCAAGCCACACAAGAAGCTAGCTCTTCTCCCTTTGGTTTTTCTCATCTATTTTGAGGTTGCTGGAGGCCCTTATGGTGAAGAGCCTGCGGTTGGGGCTGCAGGTCCCCTCATTGCCATTCTTGGTTTTGTGGTTTTCCCCTTCATTTGGAGCATCCCTGAGGCCCTCCTCACTGCAGAATTGGCCACAACCTTTCCTGGTAATGGTGGGTTTGTCATATGGGCTAATGAAGCCTTTGGTCCCTTTTGGGGTTCCCTCATGGGTTTTTGGAAGTTCTACAGTGGGGTCATCAACTTAGCCTCATACCCAGTTCTCTGCATAGATTATCTCAAACTAGTGATCCCAGCTCTGTCTTCTGGTTTACCCCGCTTTGTGTCCATATTCCTCTCCACTTGTGTGTTGTCTTTTCTCAACTATTCTGGTTTGGCTATAGTGGGTTATACTGCAGTTGCTCTGGGGGTTGTTTCCCTCTTGCCTTTTGTGTTGCTCTCTTTGTTTTCCTTGCCCAAGATTGATCCTAGCAGGTGGCTAAGTTCGGGTCAGGAGGGTGTGGAGAGGGACTGGGCACTCTACTTCAACACCATCTTTTGGAACTTGAACTTTTGGGACAGTGCTAGTACTCTAGCCGGTGAAGTTGAGGAACCCCATAGAACATTCCCAAAGGCCCTGTTATATGCAGGGTTACTTACTTGTTTGGGTTACATAATTCCCTTGTTGGCTGCCACTGGGGCTATGCCACTTGACCAAAAAAGTTGGGTTGGTGGGTATTTTGCAGATGTGGCTGGAATCATTGCTGGGAACTGGTTGAAAATTTGGATGGAAATCGGGGCTGTTTTGTCAATAATTGGGCTGTTTGAAGCCCAACTCAGTAGTGCTGCATACCAGCTTCTGGGTATGGCTGATTTGGGATTCGTACCAAGAATTTTTGCAGAAAGGTCAAGGTGGTTTAACACTCCTTGGATGGCTATTTTGGTCTCAACGGTTATAACACTTTCTGTGTGTTTCTTCTCCTTCACAGAGATCATATCCACTGTGAATTTCTTGTACAGTTTGGGGATGCTTTTGGAGTTTGCTGCTTTCCTAAGGTTGAGGAGGAAATTCCCAACTTTGAAAAGACCATTTGAGGTTCCTTTGGGGTTCTCTGGTTTGGTCCTAATGTGCTTGATACCGTCTGTGCTTTTGGTGTATGTCATGAGTGTGGCTTCCAAACTTGTGTACTTGGCTAGTGTTCTCTTGACCTCTCTTGGGATTGCTTTATATTATTTCATGAATTTTTGCAAGTCTAGGAAGTGGTTTGAATTCAGCCGCTTTGGAGATAAATTGGATGAAGATGATTATGTGTTGTAGAAGTTGGGTGTGTGTGAGTGCCCCTGTTTGATGGAATCTTTGTTCATATTTCTGCTAGAGAAATTGGATTCTCTTCAGTCATTAtgcattaaattataaattgtcATGAAAATATACTGATGGCGATGTAGATTCCTAAACCATTGGCAAAGTGTTGTCGTTTTGTTAGTTTGAATTGTTATTTTAGTTGGAATTGGCATTTCTAGATCCAATCTGATCAAATATCTGATTAAAGAATTGGTGTCCCTTCTACCTTTTTGGGTGGCAATTACTCTTCCTGAGGTTACGTCGGAGCGAAGATAAGAGCAATTAGTAAAGTAAAGTGTGCTTATTTGGATCATTGTGTAAAGTAAAGTTTTAATTACATCACTCAAAGGATGCTGAAAAATATCTAATAATgtatgtatttaatattttctaaaaattgtatttaatgttattaatgtaatgtaatattcatttaaatttaaatgtattatttattatatattaaatataatatatataatttaattatatttattttttattatttataataaatataagataTATATGTTTAATTTGTGACCAGAAtggtttttcaattttaattctatttttttaattaatatgttttattttttttattaattttacacTAGTAAATTGAAGGACAGCGAATGTGAATAAAACATACACATATTTAGCATATATGAGAATGAAAAAGTAAAATTGAAATCCACATAAATCCTCGAAGAAAAAGAGTTTATAATACCTAACTTATTTTTCATCCACGTGATATTTACCGACAATGAATAATGATACATTAGTAGATCACGTGTTAAAATAATTCACCCTATATGTGACCTATAACACTGCCTATATAGAAGGGGAACTATGACACATAGggtagtaaataaataaatatttttaagataaaattatacttttactattttattgtctctatttaattttattttatcatttgaaaaaatattaactttgCTCCTTTCAATGATTTCTAACTCACATGtgttcataattttaatataataaatgttGGGGTCGCATAGTACAATACCTAACCCATTATCACATCCAATAACAATGAACTCACATGTGAGAACAATTCACCTTATGAGCAACCTATAACACTACCttaattgcaaaaaaaaatgtaattatattattttaaagataaaatcacACTTTATAGTCTTTTAGTTTGTTGTTAAACTCAATttgatattttcaaaaaaaatcaatttaaccttttatcttttaaatctaGTTCATTTTGATTATTCTaacaattttgaaatattgTTACTAACAGCATAATAATAGTTAAACACATCTACCAATTAATAAGCTAAATGTGTTTTAATTTGTAAGTTgtctatattttataaaatttaatatgttGTTAGTTTATCTTTtgagtttatatattttttaatttattaatgtttttgtCAAAATTTGAGGTCAGATGATTAGAGATGATCCTTCTTAGTTGCAATTTTGGGTTGTTGAGAGATCACAATAAGATGAGGGAAGCTCCAATTGCTGACAATACTTCGACGATTAAGTAagttaaaacattaaatattaggATGCAGTATGTATTGCATAGAATAATACTTGTCTTTGCTTTTTTGAGGGTCATcctctatttatagagttttcatcagaataatatcacaacaactttaaatgataacaataatatcttttatcttcaaaataatatcacaacaaatttaaataataacaatgatattttttatcttcATGCATCAATTTATGAgtttataaagaataaaaatcgttttaaaatatttcattagttTTTTCCTATCTCCATGTAACTAAAAGATAAAGAATATATGATATCTACTAAAACATAACAACCATTTTCCCAATTACCTCACATCGGATTTATATTCGGTTAAAATCATATCGGTCATTTTACCAATATAACTCAGACAGTACAAAGATTGAGGTTGTCTTGTAAAAGTAACACATTCAAAATTgttcatttttaataaaaaaacgaAAGAAAATAAACTGAATCAAGTTTTCGGATTGAAGAAACCCTTTTTTTTCAACCTTGGTTTAACACAGCTTACTCAATTCATTTGATTTTAACATTCATTTGTGGCAAAGTTTAAGAATATCAGCTATGTCTAAACCAAATTTTAGAATGAAGTTATCTCTCATTTTCAACATTGTGAATATTATTATCTCAAAATAGTTACCTCAAACAAGTTAATAATAAGACACAGGTTGACAGTCTCGACATgggagtgtgttggagatcccccATCGACTAAAAGTAATAACATTTCACAATaaataagtgagtgcaaacctcaccttatgaTTGAAATGCATGTACTAAAAATTCAATTCATCAACCAAACATATATTgtaaatcaaatattattattatataagtaGACAACCaaactagcttctttttcttaatttttcttaTGTTTTAAGGAACTACAACTTAAAAATACTTAAGGAGTCAAGAACACCAAGTAAACATCCTACATTACTTTAAGGATGAAATCCTAGATATAAATACCCACCATAAGTTCAAACTTACCTAAAATCACTTTTCTCCCAAGTCATCTTTTACAAGTTttcaaggagaaagaagataGAATGAAAGAAGGAGGAACTTACCAGAACAAAACCCAAGAAAGTTCTTTTACAAAACTCTTCACTAGTTTGGAGCTGCAAATCTCTCAAAGGAAAGGAAGATAGAGTTCTTACTTCCTTTATAAAGTTTTGGAAGGaggaagaatgaaaaaaattgtgtattttAAGGAATTTCACTGTTTGCACCTTCCACTTTCCAAATTCACCCTTCCTTCTATTTTTTCCCCTCCTGCACCTTTATACATTTTTGTGTCATTCCTATAAGTTTTTGTATTCCAAAAATGTCCttatgtaaaaaaatgttaaaatatatgaaatttatGGTGTGGTGTAGTTTATATTCTgcattacataatttggaagaCTTTTCCAAATTCGGGATTGtcttatggattacataatctataaGTCTTTTATAGATATGAGATTAACTTTCGGGTTATGTAATTCGAaattcggattacataatccatgaGCTAATCTCAAAATACATAAAAGactttcgaattatgtaatccataatatatatttttttattttataaatttgaagaACACTCAAATATTGAAAAACCAATACAAGAAAAGAATGAAAGTATTTGGGAGCGTTAGGTGAGATAAAATGGAATACCAAAGAAGGTGAAAAGGGTGTAAGAGATTTTAAGGTATTTTCACATTAATTTTGGGTGCTGCAAGAATATAAggaggtgcagaaagaagcAACCTCTTCCCTAACTACTATTGTCCCAAATGCTAAAAGTCCAACTCTAACTTCTTCTTTTTGTTTGTTAATTATttggcaatttcttcctgcaactctatatttttcttcttgcacccccacaattttataaatctcAAAACTAACATTCTTCTTTTATTTGAAATCGAAATCTAGGAGTGTGCTACAGATTCATCAATCTGGAAGTGAATCATGTTACTTTTCAGATGAGGGGTGTTCTGGAAgtaaagtttgcataaattgttgatttttggATTGTTCAATCCTgaagcctaatttctattatggattggtggatccgaaatgattttttttaattatggatttcttAATCcataatgcatattttgaattatggattggtggatccataatggttttttcaattatggatgttctgcatttttttattttggattaacactgTCATTCATGTACTACCAGAAGCACCAATCCAGGAGGTTACCGGACATGCCAATCTGAAATTTTACCAGAAGCGCCAATTCAAAAATTTATCGAATATCGTAATCtagaatgcaaaaaaaaaaaatgtacagtTTTTATATAGGGACAATTTTGTTTTTACATAACATTGTGGGgggcaggaagaaactgcctaactatttttattcttaaacgAATTAAggatgtttcttcctgcacctttacatttttcttcctgcacccctacattcttCAAAAATACCAAAATTACTCTTTACAGTTTTTTTGTGTTTCTGAAATAGTGATTCCGTAAGCAAAAAATATTTACGGAATAGAAAATTCAGAAGACAAAAAATCATTCTAAAACCTCTTTTCtggaacacattttttttatttccagattGATAAATTCGGAATGCATAAAACATGTTCTGGAAAAGATGTTCCAGAAATATTTCAGAAAGAATAATtcgaaaatcatttttaaaagggGGTAAAACagtctttttaaaaaatatggagTGCAGGAAAAAAAttgtagaggtgcaggaagaagttgCCACCAATCAAATGGTTCGAAACCATTTACTATTGTCATACAACAGATACCCTACATTATCTtgacataaaataaattaaagatgaaacataatataaatttaattatcatttttaaattactCAACACTAAAAcaccaagaacacaaatccataCAAATAAAACCAGACTTTATTAggaaaaaatgttattaattattCACGATAAACATAGTGGACAATTTTCATGACATCATTGGTGGCTTCGAGGAAACTCTACTACACAGATTATATTAAGACAAAGAAGGCGCAATTAATGTTTCACTcaacactttaaaaaaataaatatgtaaaacCATCTTATCAGTTCATTAAACTTCATAATTTTAAGAACATAAAACAATTTCTTGAGATGGTGACAAATACTAAAGAAGTGTGTTACTTAGGTTTTTCTTAAATTGTGCTTTTAATTTGAAGAGCTGAATTGAATGAAAGGAAATGGACAAGTGATTCACACTTTCGGTGTAAAATAACCATCTTTCGTCTTCGCCAAATGATTCCtaagacaaaaacaaaaa
The sequence above is a segment of the Phaseolus vulgaris cultivar G19833 chromosome 2, P. vulgaris v2.0, whole genome shotgun sequence genome. Coding sequences within it:
- the LOC137812105 gene encoding probable polyamine transporter At3g13620, with protein sequence MEDSLNSPTSQHLLDHREGRERVQHGANTKPHKKLALLPLVFLIYFEVAGGPYGEEPAVGAAGPLIAILGFVVFPFIWSIPEALLTAELATTFPGNGGFVIWANEAFGPFWGSLMGFWKFYSGVINLASYPVLCIDYLKLVIPALSSGLPRFVSIFLSTCVLSFLNYSGLAIVGYTAVALGVVSLLPFVLLSLFSLPKIDPSRWLSSGQEGVERDWALYFNTIFWNLNFWDSASTLAGEVEEPHRTFPKALLYAGLLTCLGYIIPLLAATGAMPLDQKSWVGGYFADVAGIIAGNWLKIWMEIGAVLSIIGLFEAQLSSAAYQLLGMADLGFVPRIFAERSRWFNTPWMAILVSTVITLSVCFFSFTEIISTVNFLYSLGMLLEFAAFLRLRRKFPTLKRPFEVPLGFSGLVLMCLIPSVLLVYVMSVASKLVYLASVLLTSLGIALYYFMNFCKSRKWFEFSRFGDKLDEDDYVL